The following are encoded in a window of Eleutherodactylus coqui strain aEleCoq1 chromosome 12, aEleCoq1.hap1, whole genome shotgun sequence genomic DNA:
- the LOC136587220 gene encoding sterile alpha motif domain-containing protein 9-like: protein MHTLWELRETFRCAILNRKTDSFSDIAQEVVSFAVHGSPSNKEFYPVLLLVDDYEDEESISILQNSIQSAIAERHIRFEKPVVIILNCVRSQNPEQSAKSNCTSSIALTYKLSAEEQREFVRKLKEIEKQHDHPDNFYSFMIMKSNFDKTYIEKIVRNTLKGLNNASKTTYLISILALLNKYVIDSTISASKCEEFLGITPKKTYWHQESIEDTIGSYSTILIRTKVEEYGKYEGLRIIHPLIARQCIEELKSTYNIQQSSIMLKLLQTNEFHDTGIGREILMRDMQSMLITRHRKEHGDETDTLFSPLMEEIEKAEGSSKVEIVLKEGTMRFNQNPFIFQALARHFYIREKNFTDALDWAKKAERIAPTNSFILDTLGQVYKCKLKAMMDEIKKDNPISPEELDNLLKMSSTASEAFKKCQEQTEKTETERPEYESSKARHHNVYNTAGYLGQIEVCLYTVDILLYIPGLKSNDILARKHLRQYLSGRWDISVDNTNKDYKFKNVLSDHRPFLIKLKSCLKQQFDFFQDYFVYMKQKAVNKESTEFKIRDRVSDYRKKYNRHFYDYDLMQITNEEDQTKKSNSLQKEEYRACLEKYKVDRFSGILEYLTGHGKEAEMESIVKAYTYLLENSTNKSDMLLKDRQNFILANIVLHCISPKSTAIKQVEILEKHLKDILSIIGLDHKYPEPYFLASLLFWPQHLQKLDCNSKHIADYVISMKKSFRGNYRHMCNAKQPLAHFYLGKNGGLRRLIHRGKIDQNFSEMPISELNSLWLNGDIWKEKVIKELLLLVSGRAEDNMIYVECSDGINIPVRPVYLGQLRSGKSIERVTFYLGFSIDGLIAYNVEVV from the coding sequence ATGCATACTCTCTGGGAACTGCGAGAAACATTCCGCTGTGCTATTTTAAACAGAAAGACTGATAGCTTTTCAGATATTGCACAAGAGGTGGTCAGTTTTGCAGTTCATGGATCACCTAGTAACAAAGAATTTTATCCCGTCCTACTCTTAGTGGATGATTATGAGGATGAGGAAAGCATCTCTATCTTGCAGAATAGCATCCAGTCAGCAATTGCCGAACGACATATAAGATTTGAGAAGCCAGTTGTGATCATATTAAATTGTGTGAGATCTCAGAACCCGGAGCAAAGTGCTAAATCCAATTGCACAAGCAGTATTGCTCTAACATACAAACTTTCGGCAGAGGAACAAAGAGAATTTGTAAGAAAATTGAAAGAAATTGAAAAGCAACATGACCACCCTGATAATTTCTATTCATTTATGATCATGAAAAGCAATTTTGATAAGACCTATATTGAAAAGATAGTCCGAAATACTCTAAAAGGCTTAAACAATGCAAGCAAGACAACTTACCTCATTTCTATTCTTGCCCTTCTTAACAAATATGTGATAGATTCAACCATTTCTGCATCTAAGTGTGAAGAGTTCCTTGGTATAACACCAAAAAAGACATACTGGCATCAGGAGAGCATTGAAGATACTATAGGCTCTTATTCTACAATACTTATTCGCACAAAAGTGGAAGAATATGGGAAATATGAAGGACTGCGCATAATCCACCCATTGATTGCACGTCAATGTATAGAGGAATTGAAAAGCACATATAATATACAACAGAGTAGTATCATGTTGAAGCTGTTGCAAACCAATGAGTTCCATGATACTGGAATTGGCAGAGAAATTTTAATGCGTGACATGCAAAGTATGCTGATCACAAGACATCGGAAGGAGCATGGAGATGAAACTGATACATTGTTTTCGCCTTTAATGGAGGAAATAGAGAAAGCTGAAGGAAGCTCTAAGGTGGAAATTGTTCTAAAAGAAGGCACAATGCGATTTAACCAGAACCCTTTCATCTTCCAAGCATTAGCAAGACACTTCTACATCAGAGAAAAGAACTTCACTGATGCCTTGGATTGGGCAAAAAAGGCAGAACGCATTGCACCTACAAATTCCTTTATTTTAGATACTTTAGGTCAGGTCTACAAGTGCAAGTTAAAAGCCATGATGGATGAAATTAAAAAAGACAATCCAATATCACCAGAAGAACTTGACAACCTACTAAAAATGTCTAGTACTGCATCAGAAGCCTTCAAGAAGTGTCAAGAACAAACAGAAAAGACAGAAACTGAGAGACCTGAATATGAAAGCTCTAAAGCTAGACATCACAATGTGTACAATACAGCAGGGTATCTGGGCCAGATTGAAGTCTGCCTCTACACTGTAGATATTCTACTGTATATACCAGGGCTCAAATCAAATGACATTCTAGCTAGAAAACACTTAAGACAGTACTTGTCTGGTAGGTGGGATATTTCAGTGGACAATACCAACAAAGATTATAAGTTCAAAAATGTTCTCAGTGACCATCGACCATTTCTAATTAAACTAAAAAGTTGTTTAAAACAGCAATTTGACTTCTTCCAAGATTATTTTGTGTATATGAAGCAAAAGGCCGTTAATAAAGAAAGCACAGAATTTAAAATACGTGACAGAGTTTCTGATTATCGGAAAAAATACAACCGTCATTTCTATGATTATGATTTAATGCAGATTACCAATGAGGAAGACCAAACAAAGAAGAGCAACTCGCTACAAAAAGAGGAGTACAGGGCATGTTTAGAAAAATATAAAGTCGATAGGTTCTCTGGAATCTTAGAATATCTCACGGGTCATGGAAAAGAAGCTGAGATGGAAAGCATTGTCAAAGCATACACTTATTTGTTAGAGAACTCCACAAACAAATCAGACATGCTTCTTAAAGACAGACAGAATTTTATCTTGGCAAATATTGTACTTCATTGCATTTCTCCAAAATCTACAGCGATTAAACAAGTGGAAATACTAGAAAAGCATCTTAAAGACATTTTGAGCATCATTGGACTTGACCACAAATATCCAGAACCTTATTTCTTGGCTTCACTGCTTTTCTGGCCACAACACCTTCAGAAGTTGGATTGCAATTCTAAACATATAGCTGATTATGTCATCTCAATGAAAAAGTCCTTCAGAGGCAATTATAGGCACATGTGTAATGCCAAACAACCCTTAGCACATTTCTATCTAGGTAAAAATGGTGGCTTAAGAAGGCTAATTCATAGAGGGAAAATAGATCAAAACTTTTCTGAAATGCCAATATCAGAATTAAATTCTCTGTGGCTAAATGGAGACATCTGGAAAGAGAAAGTGATTAAAGAACTCCTTCTCCTTGTAAGTGGCAGAGCTGAAGACAACATGATCTATGTGGAGTGCAGCGATGGAATCAATATTCCAGTTCGACCTGTTTATCTTGGCCAGCTTAGAAGTGGTAAAAGTATTGAGCGAGTGACTTTCTACCTGGGATTTTCTATTGATGGACTAATTGCTTATAATGTGGAAGTTGTATGA